A genomic window from Salvia splendens isolate huo1 chromosome 11, SspV2, whole genome shotgun sequence includes:
- the LOC121753568 gene encoding floral homeotic protein DEFICIENS-like has protein sequence MARGKIQIKKIENQTNRQVTYSKRRNGLFKKAHELTVLCDAKISIIMISSTQKLHEYISPTITTKQIVDEYQKTVRTDIWSSHYEKMQEHLKKLKEINRNLMMEIRQRRGESLNDLGYEQMVNLIEDMDNSMKVIREKKYKVISSRIDTSRKKLRNVEEIHRGLVLQFDARQEDPHYGLVENEGDYNSMLGFPHGGPRIIAVRLPPNNHHPHPHHHHHHHHHHPSLHSGTGASDLTTFALLE, from the exons atggctcGTGGGAAGATCCAGATCAAGAAAATAGAGAACCAAACAAACAGGCAGGTGACTTACTCCAAGAGGAGAAATGGGCTTTTCAAGAAAGCTCATGAGCTCACTGTGCTTTGTGATGCCAAGATTTCCATTATCATGATTTCCAGCACTCAGAAGCTTCATGAATACATCAGCCCCACTATCAC GACAAAGCAGATTGTTGATGAATACCAGAAGACTGTTAGGACAGATATTTGGAGCTCCCACTACGAG aaaatgCAAGAGCACTTGAAGAAGCTGAAGGAGATCAATAGGAATCTGATGATGGAGATTCG ACAAAGGAGGGGAGAGAGCTTGAACGATCTGGGGTATGAGCAGATGGTGAATCTCATCGAAGATATGGACAACTCTATGAAGGTGATTCGAGAGAAAAAG TACAAAGTCATCAGCAGCCGGATTGACACCAGCAGGAAAAAG CTAAGGAATGTTGAAGAGATACACAGAGGCCTTGTGCTTCAGttt GATGCACGGCAGGAGGATCCGCACTACGGTCTAGTTGAAAACGAAGGCGATTACAATTCTATGTTGGGGTTTCCACACGGCGGGCCAAGGATCATCGCGGTTCGCCTTCCTCCTAACAACCACCACCCTCACCCGCACCatcatcaccaccaccaccaccaccatcctAGCCTTCACAGTGGGACCGGAGCCTCGGACCTCACTACATTTGCTCTACTTGAGTGA